One Candidatus Cloacimonadota bacterium DNA window includes the following coding sequences:
- a CDS encoding RecX family transcriptional regulator, producing the protein MKITKIKKQKNHKKYNIFVDGNYFLSISSKALTKFDLSEEQEFDSKGLSELRRNITLFECESALINFLQYRMRSEKEIVRKLKTKGCKSEIISELITRYKNFGYIDNITFAESYLLDLISHHPQGKYSIINKLRTKGVNQELINEVIEKHLTNETEKEMAERSLDSQRYRFEKLSPADRKNKALAFLQRKGFSSKIAFGVIKDFF; encoded by the coding sequence ATGAAGATAACAAAGATAAAAAAGCAAAAGAACCACAAAAAGTATAACATCTTTGTTGATGGGAACTACTTCCTTTCCATCTCTTCAAAAGCACTCACCAAATTTGACCTTTCAGAAGAACAAGAGTTTGACTCAAAAGGCCTTTCGGAATTAAGAAGGAATATCACCTTATTTGAATGTGAATCCGCTCTTATTAACTTCCTGCAATATAGAATGCGGTCTGAAAAGGAGATTGTTCGTAAACTAAAAACTAAGGGCTGTAAGTCTGAAATTATCTCTGAATTGATAACAAGGTATAAAAATTTTGGTTATATAGATAATATTACTTTTGCAGAAAGTTACCTGCTGGACCTTATTTCACATCACCCACAGGGTAAATATTCAATCATAAATAAGTTAAGAACAAAAGGTGTAAATCAAGAGCTCATTAATGAAGTAATTGAAAAACATTTAACTAATGAAACAGAAAAGGAGATGGCTGAACGAAGCCTGGATAGTCAAAGGTATAGATTTGAGAAGTTATCTCCTGCTGATAGAAAGAATAAAGCTCTTGCGTTTTTACAAAGGAAGGGATTTTCTTCTAAAATTGCCTTTGGGGTGATTAAAGACTTTTTTTAA